The proteins below are encoded in one region of Micromonospora sp. DSM 45708:
- a CDS encoding type I polyketide synthase codes for MSVSLDEVVGALRASLLDNQKLKQQNQQLADRLTEPVAIIGMSCRFPGGVRSPEQLWELVDAGRDAMAPFPADRGWDLDALYDTDPASRGTSYVRDGGFLPDAGDFDPAFFGISPREALAMDPQQRLLLETAWEAFESAGVDPTALRGAPTGVYAATSSQGDYAALLTGVGGGVEGYLGTGSAAAVASGRIAYALGLEGPAVTVDTACSSSLVALHLACQALRLGECTLALAGGVSVMATPTVFVEFSRQRGLSTDGRCKSFAAAADGTGWSEGVGMLLVERLSDARRHGHPVLAVVRGTAVNQDGASSGLTAPNGPAQRKVIRAALANAGLTAAEVDVVEAHGTGTTLGDPIEAQALLATYGQDRAEPLLLGSVKSNIGHTQAAAGVAGIIKMVLAMRHGRLPATLHVDRPTPHVDWSAGAVELLTDARPWPATGRPRRAGVSAFGVSGTNAHAVIEQVEELPGPPAGHPAPPVPWVVSARSGPALAGQARRLLDHLAAHPDLRPADVAYALLTTRAALPHRAAVTGDDPAALRAGLRAVAEERPAPGVVRGVARPAGKLAVLFPGQGGQRPGMGADLHRRFPVFAAAFDEVAAELDRHLSRPLREVAFAAPDTPEAALLDRTEWTQPALFAYQVAAYRLVTSVGLRPAHLLGHSVGELAAAHVAGVLSLPDAATLVAARARLMQALPAGGAMLAVRASAAEVTPLLDARVALAAVNGPEAVVLSGDEDAVLAAGERLAAQGRRTRRLRVGHAFHSARMDDMLAEFRVVAEKLTWQPPSVPLVSDRTGEPLTDAQATDPGYWVEHVRDTVRFSSAVATLAAAGTGTFLDLGPDAALTALARECLPDAEPAAFVPAARRELSEPAGLLAALAAVDLRGAGVRWPALFAGTDATRVDLPTYAFQHERFWPDPIRLDLAPRPADPADGEFWSTAEGGDPAALADLLGLDDDAAGPLGDLLPALTGYRDRRRRAATLDGLRYRTGWTPVDPPTGAAPTGPCLVVGLPGGLLDAVTDAVRAEGLDPVPVPAPPGVDPVATLRDRLDTVTPVRVISLLPAVAAVHASADSGAPAAGPGRGTGAAGATATGGAHVLAGTVALVRALTDAGVTAPLWCVTRGAVAVDADDPAPDPAVASLWGLGRVLALEHPRLWGGLLDLPAEPAGPDAARLARVVAGNGVEDQLAIRAGGLRARRLERAPAGVDRPWRPDGAVLVHGDAPVRRPHLLRRLAEAGATHLLLAGPPAFTDDDPTGDDTGRTTVDGGGQTVGDVDLTTAHGLEVTTVAGPDALSAALARLAAAGTPVRTVLHVADAGGAGEPVAAADPDRLADTVGAHLAAVARLDAVCADHPVDQFLIFVSTAATWGSGGAAVTAATGAGLAALAARRRAAGRPATVLAWAPWHGEATDPEQLRRRGIRPLDPGVALDALDRAVAGGGDEVAVADVDWPAFVPAFTAVRPAPLLRGVPDAALPDAAGPATGGGSDPATALRDRLAAVPTGDRQRILLDLVRAQAATVLGHAGPGAVEEDRDFLELGFDSLTALELRDALRQETGAELSATLLFDHPTPVALAGHLLGAILGGQAADAPADAATPDGAGGLLGGLFRQPKARADAAGYAELLVKLAQFRPSFTGPEDLTRPAGVMRLADGPATPVVCCCTMSLLSGAHEYARVAAGLRGRRDVWALPNPGFGVGEELPADLDALLRVHVDTVLRTVGPGGFVLAGHSGGAMVANLLAAELERQGRAPAAVVLMDTYPPGSEVLGGWTSQLLDGMVERDSAYTPMDDHRATAWAGYLPLFLDWNPAPMAAPTLLVRAGEPLGEWTGEPGGWRSVWPYPHETRDAAGDHFTMVGERGPELGATVDGWLAERGL; via the coding sequence ATGAGCGTCTCGCTGGACGAGGTGGTGGGCGCGCTGCGCGCGTCGCTGCTGGACAACCAGAAACTCAAGCAGCAGAACCAGCAGCTCGCCGACCGGCTCACCGAACCGGTGGCGATCATCGGGATGAGCTGCCGCTTCCCCGGCGGGGTGCGCTCGCCCGAGCAGCTCTGGGAGCTGGTCGACGCCGGCCGCGACGCGATGGCGCCGTTCCCCGCCGACCGGGGCTGGGACCTCGACGCGCTCTACGACACCGACCCGGCCAGCCGGGGCACGTCCTACGTCCGCGACGGCGGTTTCCTGCCCGACGCCGGCGACTTCGACCCGGCGTTCTTCGGCATCAGCCCGCGTGAGGCCCTGGCCATGGACCCGCAGCAGCGGCTGCTGCTGGAGACCGCGTGGGAGGCGTTCGAGTCCGCCGGCGTCGACCCCACCGCGCTGCGCGGCGCGCCCACCGGCGTGTACGCGGCCACCAGCAGCCAGGGCGACTACGCGGCGCTGCTCACCGGCGTCGGCGGCGGCGTCGAGGGCTACCTCGGCACCGGCAGCGCGGCGGCGGTGGCCAGCGGCCGGATCGCGTACGCGCTGGGCCTGGAGGGCCCGGCGGTCACCGTGGACACCGCCTGCTCGTCGTCGCTCGTCGCGCTGCACCTGGCCTGCCAGGCGCTGCGGCTGGGGGAGTGCACGCTGGCGCTGGCCGGCGGCGTGTCCGTGATGGCCACCCCCACCGTCTTCGTGGAGTTCTCCCGGCAGCGCGGCCTGTCCACCGACGGCCGGTGCAAGTCGTTCGCCGCCGCCGCCGACGGCACCGGCTGGTCCGAGGGCGTCGGCATGCTGCTCGTCGAACGGCTCTCCGACGCCCGCCGCCACGGCCACCCGGTGCTCGCCGTGGTACGCGGCACCGCGGTCAACCAGGACGGCGCCAGCAGCGGCCTCACCGCGCCCAACGGCCCCGCCCAGCGGAAGGTCATCCGGGCCGCGCTGGCCAACGCCGGGCTCACCGCCGCCGAGGTGGACGTGGTGGAGGCGCACGGCACCGGCACCACGCTGGGTGACCCGATCGAGGCGCAGGCGCTGCTCGCCACGTACGGCCAGGACCGGGCCGAACCGCTGCTGCTCGGCTCCGTGAAGTCGAACATCGGCCACACCCAGGCCGCCGCCGGCGTCGCCGGGATCATCAAGATGGTGCTCGCCATGCGGCACGGCCGGCTCCCGGCCACGCTGCACGTCGACCGGCCCACGCCGCACGTCGACTGGTCGGCCGGCGCGGTGGAGCTGCTGACCGACGCCCGGCCCTGGCCGGCGACCGGCCGCCCACGCCGGGCCGGCGTCTCCGCGTTCGGCGTCAGCGGCACCAACGCCCACGCCGTCATCGAACAGGTCGAGGAGCTACCCGGCCCGCCGGCCGGACACCCCGCCCCGCCGGTGCCGTGGGTGGTCTCCGCGCGTTCCGGGCCGGCGCTCGCCGGGCAGGCCCGCCGGCTGTTGGACCACCTCGCCGCCCACCCCGACCTGCGCCCGGCCGACGTGGCGTACGCGCTGCTCACCACGCGGGCGGCGCTGCCGCACCGGGCCGCGGTCACCGGCGACGACCCGGCGGCGCTGCGCGCCGGGCTGCGCGCGGTCGCCGAGGAGCGGCCCGCCCCCGGCGTGGTCCGCGGCGTGGCCCGGCCGGCCGGCAAGCTCGCCGTCCTCTTCCCCGGGCAGGGCGGCCAGCGCCCCGGCATGGGCGCCGACCTGCACCGCCGCTTCCCGGTCTTCGCCGCCGCGTTCGACGAGGTGGCCGCCGAACTCGACAGGCACCTGAGCCGCCCGCTGCGCGAGGTGGCGTTCGCCGCGCCGGACACCCCGGAGGCGGCGCTGCTGGACCGCACCGAGTGGACCCAGCCCGCGCTCTTCGCCTACCAGGTCGCCGCGTACCGGCTGGTCACCAGCGTCGGCCTGCGCCCGGCGCACCTGCTCGGCCACTCCGTCGGCGAGTTGGCCGCCGCGCACGTCGCCGGCGTGCTGTCGCTGCCGGACGCGGCCACGCTGGTGGCCGCCCGGGCCCGGCTCATGCAGGCGCTGCCGGCCGGCGGCGCGATGCTCGCGGTCCGCGCGTCCGCCGCCGAGGTGACGCCGCTGCTCGACGCGCGGGTGGCGTTGGCCGCGGTGAACGGCCCCGAAGCGGTGGTGCTCTCCGGTGACGAGGACGCGGTGCTCGCCGCCGGCGAGCGGCTCGCCGCCCAGGGCCGCCGGACCCGCCGGCTGCGGGTCGGCCACGCGTTCCACTCGGCCCGGATGGACGACATGCTGGCCGAGTTCCGGGTGGTCGCCGAGAAACTCACCTGGCAGCCGCCGAGTGTGCCGCTGGTCTCCGACCGCACCGGGGAGCCGCTCACCGACGCGCAGGCCACCGACCCCGGCTACTGGGTCGAGCACGTCCGGGACACGGTGCGGTTCTCGTCGGCGGTGGCCACGCTCGCCGCCGCCGGGACCGGCACCTTCCTGGACCTCGGCCCGGACGCCGCGCTGACCGCGCTGGCCCGCGAGTGCCTGCCCGACGCCGAGCCGGCCGCGTTCGTCCCGGCCGCCCGGCGTGAGCTGTCCGAACCGGCCGGCCTGCTCGCCGCGCTCGCCGCCGTGGACCTGCGCGGTGCCGGCGTACGCTGGCCCGCGCTGTTCGCCGGCACCGACGCCACCCGGGTCGACCTGCCCACGTACGCGTTCCAGCACGAGCGGTTCTGGCCCGACCCGATCCGGCTCGACCTGGCCCCGCGCCCCGCCGACCCGGCCGACGGCGAGTTCTGGTCCACCGCCGAGGGCGGCGACCCGGCCGCGCTCGCCGACCTGCTCGGCCTCGACGACGACGCGGCCGGCCCGCTCGGTGACCTGCTGCCGGCGCTGACCGGCTACCGGGACCGCCGCCGCCGGGCGGCCACCCTGGACGGACTGCGCTACCGGACCGGCTGGACCCCGGTCGACCCGCCCACCGGCGCCGCGCCCACCGGCCCGTGCCTGGTCGTCGGCCTACCCGGCGGCCTGCTCGACGCCGTGACCGACGCGGTACGCGCCGAGGGCCTGGACCCGGTGCCCGTACCGGCGCCGCCCGGCGTCGACCCGGTCGCCACGCTGCGCGACCGCCTCGACACGGTCACCCCGGTCCGGGTGATCTCGCTGCTGCCCGCCGTCGCCGCCGTCCACGCGTCGGCGGACAGCGGAGCGCCGGCGGCCGGACCGGGGCGGGGAACGGGCGCGGCCGGAGCGACGGCCACCGGCGGCGCGCACGTCCTCGCCGGCACCGTCGCGCTGGTGCGGGCGCTTACCGACGCCGGGGTCACCGCGCCGCTGTGGTGCGTCACCCGGGGCGCGGTCGCCGTCGACGCCGACGACCCGGCGCCCGACCCGGCGGTCGCCAGCCTCTGGGGCCTGGGCCGGGTGCTGGCGTTGGAACACCCCCGGCTCTGGGGCGGCCTGCTGGACCTGCCCGCCGAACCGGCCGGCCCGGACGCCGCCCGGCTCGCCCGCGTGGTGGCCGGGAACGGCGTCGAGGACCAGCTCGCGATCCGCGCCGGTGGCCTGCGCGCCCGCCGGTTGGAACGCGCGCCGGCCGGCGTCGACCGGCCGTGGCGGCCGGACGGCGCGGTGCTGGTGCACGGCGACGCCCCGGTCCGCCGCCCGCACCTGCTGCGCCGGCTCGCCGAGGCGGGCGCGACCCACCTGCTCCTGGCCGGCCCGCCGGCCTTCACCGACGACGACCCGACCGGCGACGACACCGGGCGGACGACGGTGGACGGGGGCGGGCAGACCGTGGGCGACGTCGACCTGACCACGGCGCACGGCCTCGAGGTGACCACCGTGGCCGGTCCGGACGCGCTGTCCGCCGCGTTGGCGCGACTGGCCGCGGCCGGCACGCCGGTGCGTACCGTGCTGCACGTGGCCGACGCCGGCGGGGCCGGCGAGCCGGTCGCGGCGGCCGACCCGGACCGGTTGGCCGACACGGTCGGCGCGCACCTGGCCGCGGTGGCCCGGCTCGACGCCGTCTGCGCCGACCACCCGGTCGACCAGTTCCTGATCTTCGTCTCCACGGCCGCCACCTGGGGCAGCGGCGGCGCCGCGGTCACCGCCGCGACCGGCGCCGGCCTGGCCGCCCTCGCCGCCCGCCGCCGCGCCGCCGGCCGACCGGCCACCGTGCTGGCGTGGGCGCCGTGGCACGGCGAGGCCACCGACCCGGAGCAGTTGCGCCGCCGGGGCATCCGCCCGCTGGACCCCGGCGTGGCCCTCGACGCGCTGGACCGGGCCGTCGCCGGTGGCGGCGACGAGGTCGCCGTCGCGGATGTCGACTGGCCGGCGTTCGTGCCCGCGTTCACCGCGGTCCGCCCGGCCCCGCTGCTGCGCGGCGTGCCCGACGCGGCCCTGCCCGACGCGGCCGGCCCGGCCACCGGGGGCGGCTCCGACCCGGCGACCGCGCTGCGGGACCGGCTGGCCGCCGTGCCCACCGGGGACCGGCAGCGGATCCTGCTGGACCTGGTCCGGGCACAGGCCGCCACCGTTCTCGGGCACGCCGGTCCGGGCGCGGTCGAGGAGGACCGGGACTTCCTGGAGCTGGGCTTCGACTCGCTCACCGCGCTGGAGCTGCGTGACGCGCTGCGCCAGGAGACCGGGGCCGAGCTGTCCGCCACCCTGCTCTTCGACCACCCCACCCCGGTCGCGCTGGCCGGGCACCTGCTCGGCGCGATCCTCGGCGGGCAGGCCGCCGACGCGCCCGCCGACGCGGCGACGCCGGACGGCGCGGGCGGCCTGCTCGGCGGGCTGTTCCGGCAGCCCAAGGCGCGCGCCGACGCGGCCGGCTACGCCGAGCTGCTGGTGAAGCTGGCCCAGTTCCGGCCCAGCTTCACCGGCCCGGAGGACCTCACCCGGCCGGCCGGCGTCATGCGGCTGGCCGACGGGCCGGCCACGCCGGTGGTCTGCTGCTGCACCATGTCGCTGCTCTCCGGCGCGCACGAGTACGCCCGCGTCGCCGCCGGGCTGCGCGGCCGGCGTGACGTGTGGGCGCTGCCCAACCCCGGGTTCGGCGTCGGCGAGGAGTTGCCCGCCGACCTCGACGCGCTGCTGCGGGTGCACGTGGACACCGTGCTGCGGACGGTCGGACCCGGCGGCTTCGTGCTGGCCGGCCACTCCGGCGGCGCCATGGTGGCCAACCTGCTCGCCGCCGAGCTGGAGCGGCAGGGCCGCGCCCCGGCCGCGGTGGTGCTGATGGACACCTACCCGCCCGGCAGCGAGGTGCTCGGCGGCTGGACCTCGCAGCTGCTCGACGGGATGGTCGAGCGGGACAGCGCGTACACCCCGATGGACGACCACCGGGCCACCGCGTGGGCCGGCTACCTGCCGCTGTTCCTCGACTGGAACCCCGCGCCGATGGCCGCGCCGACGCTGCTCGTACGCGCCGGCGAGCCGTTGGGGGAGTGGACCGGGGAACCCGGCGGGTGGCGGTCGGTGTGGCCGTACCCGCACGAGACGCGGGACGCGGCCGGCGACCACTTCACCATGGTCGGCGAACGTGGCCCGGAACTCGGCGCCACCGTCGACGGATGGCTCGCGGAGCGGGGGCTGTGA